One genomic region from Campylobacter concisus encodes:
- a CDS encoding response regulator, producing the protein MNISPNLEPININLPKDMIYSRVLLGVDRVQTLDNTNLKSELKDIATKLISNSTYSIIQSASTSGVKSEYAKADSGTNDAFSYVDIQRRNWDKKDFENKYLFGEDASALRKVDQTSTYFSSINSKTPIKPIAAADTKFTNLNDYAYEKTIKTSLGDVEVFLDLYDDNDKLGIGKLDANGFLFNFDSNKDGVINSGDKYFDKLKVRGYDKDGNEKIFKLSEVVSEINLNDFIKKDIRNLSHEAMDFASKNTVDYRVSLNNSNPYTLFSAEYRYQKIDKEETNKFFKDHADKDGWVDLRDNKIFNEESGLNNFAYEKVGFDGKKKLSEFNPIIKPSGSKQDESFSYAGYQKDSFMKFYNDYQKESSAHSKDVEWISKNLKENDVEDADDLISKLKATKSSYMIAMESEFEKATGLEFSLENLERVKHAFESDTSKAAATLKDTDSVIAMKLNKNGTITLKFDSGRELEVKEIYNDTGKLISKDDKDSKRASINLDAKAMNDVELNRLDFKDIGIKQDEKISSLKELGAKLVKNLTDKFTSKFLIGLENGKSITTKEIYNITYLENDLKFKEPSSKDRLYKKVDTRV; encoded by the coding sequence ATGAATATATCACCAAATTTAGAGCCCATAAATATAAATTTACCCAAAGATATGATCTATTCAAGGGTCCTTCTTGGCGTAGATAGAGTGCAAACTTTAGACAATACAAATTTAAAGTCTGAGCTTAAAGACATCGCTACTAAGCTTATCTCAAATAGCACTTACTCTATCATCCAAAGCGCCAGCACCAGTGGCGTGAAGTCAGAGTATGCTAAAGCAGATAGTGGGACAAACGATGCTTTTTCTTATGTGGATATACAAAGAAGAAACTGGGACAAAAAAGACTTTGAGAACAAATATCTCTTTGGCGAAGATGCCTCAGCGCTAAGGAAAGTGGATCAAACTAGCACCTATTTCTCATCTATAAATTCAAAAACTCCCATTAAGCCCATTGCGGCAGCAGATACTAAATTTACAAATTTAAATGACTACGCCTATGAAAAAACGATAAAAACCTCACTGGGTGACGTGGAGGTCTTTTTGGATCTTTATGACGATAATGACAAACTAGGTATAGGCAAGCTAGATGCAAATGGATTTTTATTTAACTTTGATAGCAACAAGGACGGAGTGATAAATTCTGGTGATAAATACTTTGATAAGCTAAAGGTTAGAGGCTACGACAAAGATGGAAATGAGAAAATTTTCAAACTAAGCGAAGTTGTAAGCGAGATAAACCTTAACGACTTTATCAAAAAAGATATTAGAAATTTAAGCCATGAGGCTATGGACTTTGCTAGCAAGAACACAGTTGATTACAGAGTTAGTTTAAATAACTCAAACCCTTATACTCTATTTTCAGCCGAGTATCGCTACCAAAAGATAGACAAAGAAGAGACTAATAAATTTTTCAAAGACCATGCAGACAAAGACGGCTGGGTAGATCTTAGGGATAATAAGATATTTAACGAAGAGAGCGGCTTAAACAACTTTGCCTATGAGAAAGTTGGCTTTGACGGCAAGAAAAAGCTTAGTGAGTTTAACCCTATCATAAAGCCTTCTGGATCTAAACAAGATGAGAGCTTTTCATACGCAGGCTATCAAAAAGATAGCTTTATGAAATTTTATAACGACTACCAAAAAGAGTCTAGCGCTCATAGCAAAGATGTAGAGTGGATAAGCAAAAATTTAAAAGAAAATGATGTAGAGGATGCAGATGATCTCATCTCAAAGCTAAAAGCCACAAAGTCATCTTATATGATCGCTATGGAGAGTGAGTTTGAAAAAGCAACTGGGCTTGAGTTTAGCCTAGAAAATTTAGAAAGAGTAAAGCATGCTTTTGAGAGTGATACGAGCAAGGCAGCAGCTACACTAAAAGACACAGACAGCGTAATAGCTATGAAGCTAAATAAAAATGGCACGATCACACTTAAATTTGACAGCGGAAGAGAGCTAGAGGTAAAAGAAATTTATAACGACACTGGCAAGCTAATCAGCAAAGATGACAAGGATAGCAAAAGAGCAAGTATAAATTTAGACGCTAAAGCTATGAATGATGTAGAGCTAAATAGACTTGACTTTAAAGATATAGGTATAAAGCAAGATGAGAAGATATCTAGCCTAAAAGAGCTTGGAGCAAAGCTCGTTAAAAACCTCACTGATAAATTTACAAGTAAATTCCTAATCGGACTTGAAAATGGCAAAAGCATCACCACTAAAGAAATTTACAACATCACCTACCTTGAAAACGACCTAAAATTTAAAGAACCATCTAGCAAAGATAGGCTTTATAAAAAGGTAGATACAAGAGTTTAG